From a single Tachypleus tridentatus isolate NWPU-2018 chromosome 6, ASM421037v1, whole genome shotgun sequence genomic region:
- the LOC143253493 gene encoding uncharacterized protein LOC143253493 isoform X4 → MGNELSQDDGQQLRPVPQINKDDTNKKHAYGHQGSIPIPPRANQRGAVYHPQVDLSSLSAEEQAKILSVMALAEDLDTELTTKHWDLTAESSGGVSKAYHPCALCHVPHTSSQCTKYQKNICMKGGSSQHSLDYQGVQEGEAENTLPDADKFNIVPSTISYKTDVEDDGYEKEGEEDEDEDSDEELDTPTVLQPLVFFDRSPGEVYTIPEEDDELFSPSQSRMTGSDLNSDTASCLIRWRDMGQSYRTVLTAKELSSSDVCPTNRIATQHLLVSQQVCGSYVDPLRDANWQQLSREEVKCLDSQWSIHSGYREQNNCGFSGDPSLSTSRGYATSLTRIEQENSDRSEFQGDRIQNTKPGSAGWSSVFDLSSVTDRRNREHVVETSIPRASSGTISGMITDFKEAIGTSPTEHKLVNVNTAVNAIDFSPQNSVVNEVDVRSKATNSIPLVAQDSEEHQVSFCPNTNLPSAAVLHLPSMRRVQRWLPQPTMEQRQAAVEMAPKGQGKESTDTQITEQIPVMAAQSSGVVKQIIGKNRFNGEAQVSSADLTVRMILQEDSSFKHHSMMQLTTVSTHSVDSPTFVTCRGSLLSTATIPSDHAPDGAFKKNVEPLRVSFEPLCIELNYLADEMDKSFPPNTEKVGFSNIDSSSRFTKLKTEYETNQPSGIPQNKVGDAQNKEGNTISGKIRRKLPFLPQDQKSPRRGKDRSRNLSITSGSLYFVDKQRSSSLVSTLPTDDLTSEALSDNSMKQSDSEMSGQTSSAFVSPKKQISQTPSSSHLKSSLGMSEAVSRRLGLAELSLVSSRLPKYMQNLKEQLRGELRFVTEERKRLLEIRDKSRDLASILHPFWFENPSTCVYTGTTRNITTSSVSSTQDLLRKSRHNKRDTLLRVSPIKDMYDLDPSKLSLEGQHVRRKPLKALEFECDDQFLSYEQSLWEHNGSGLKEYVISDNDRYELSVGDNTEERGLEYFGNTAKESPRSSRRSEGLTQDIPDMLTSNRMLPDKLPHQPTSWYPFSYVSEDADDQRLKEEMETKIKDEIARRRQHLEEDCRLYDQLHKIARERDAGIQTGYPPCQSTICETSSSSGSETYCSSEARSSRNVFKAVDEILTKGISIRAWSSESSRNSKPLYTTAPSAHSLSRYEYLTHTGVAFKRPINEHLARFREKSVENENFDSIDPTFCSEELTETVVQRHPRVQCMPDVKKTDTLGDKEITPVMPLLPNLPAHSRKLLENLGCSPVISQHETHHDQAFRDCSEKPIAANLEESCYVNGHQENKAQNFVAPKVTHKYEFPMKRILLRSDRKEGPDSGNGLGMKIAGGREIPGSNGMIGAFIVEVSPGGIVETLGEVQKGDLILEWNGIPLTGRTYDEVQHITKSIKEKVEIVIQRMGPQAIRNEPATTSDCKDEPRSLPFTLESGDKYLSSSSSHISVDGLVSKEQSRKDFNSNIFSKLGEECLLTSESETRRLPNVVCSCSHHLPLNWTGSQHSDPKSNSLSESNKYRFQADHISGKIELYICYDSKASILYVTIIRARHLVTARDNSGLPDPFVKCFLFPL, encoded by the exons GGACCTCACTGCAGAATCCTCGGGAGGAGTTTCAAAAGCATACCACCCGTGTGCACTGTGCCACGTGCCACACACATCGTCACAGTGTACAAAATaccaaaaaaatatttgtatgaaagGTGGATCTTCCCAGCACAGTTTAGATTATCAG GGTGTTCAGGAGGGCGAAGCTGAGAACACGCTACCTGATGCAGACAAATTCAACATCGTTCCTAGTACCATCAGTTACAAAACTGATGTAGAAGATGACGGGTACGAGAAGGAAGGCGAGGAGGATGAAGATGAAGACAGTGATGAAGAGTTAGATACTCCTACGGTATTACAGCCACTGGTGTTTTTTGACCGCAGTCCAGGAGAAGTATACACCATTCCTGAAGAAGATGACGAACTTTTCTCTCCAAGCCAGTCTCGCATGACCGGGTCAGACCTAAATTCAGACACTGCGTCCTGTCTGATTCGCTGGAGAG ATATGGGTCAATCATATCGCACTGTGCTAACAGCAAAAGAACTATCCTCTTCAGACGTCTGTCCAACAAATCGGATAGCAACTCAGCATCTGTTGGTTTCGCAGCAGGTTTGTGGTTCATATGTAGATCCACTACGTGACGCTAATTGGCAGCAACTTTCGAGAGAAGAAGTAAAATGTTTAGACAGTCAATGGAGCATACACTCAGGCTACAGAGAACAAAATAACTGTGGTTTTTCAGGAGACCCAAGTTTAAGTACATCAAGAGGCTATGCCACGTCACTGACAAGGATAGAACAAGAAAACTCTGACAGATCCGAGTTCCAAGGAGACAGGATACAAAACACGAAACCTGGTTCCGCGGGTTGGTCATCAGTGTTTGATTTGTCTTCAGTTACAGATCGAAGGAATAGAGAACATGTCGTTGAGACATCAATACCAAGAGCTTCTAGCGGTACCATTTCTGGAATGATAACAGACTTTAAAGAAGCTATTGGAACTTCACCAACAGAACATAAGCTGGTAAACGTAAACACTGCTGTGAATGCAATTGATTTTTCTCCTCAAAATTCAGTAGTTAACGAAGTTGACGTAAGAAGCAAGGCTACAAATTCCATCCCACTGGTGGCTCAGGATTCTGAGGAGCACCAGGTTTCCTTCTGTCCTAACACTAACCTACCCAGTGCTGCTGTGCTACATCTACCATCGATGAGACGAGTCCAGAGATGGCTACCACAGCCTACCATGGAACAGAGGCAAGCTGCTGTAGAAATGGCTCCGAAGGGACAAGGTAAAGAATCAACAGATACCCAGATAACTGAACAAATACCAGTGATGGCAGCACAGTCGTCAGGTGTTGTCAAACAAATTATAGGTAAGAATCGGTTCAATGGTGAAGCGCAAGTTAGCAGTGCTGATCTTACTGTAAGGATGATTCTTCAAGAAGATTCCTCATTTAAACACCACTCCATGATGCAACTGACCACTGTTAGTACTCATTCTGTAGATTCACCCACGTTCGTGACGTGCAGAGGGTCTTTATTATCAACAGCTACCATCCCTTCAGACCACGCCCCTGATGGTGCTTTTAAGAAAAACGTGGAACCTCTTCGTGTTTCTTTTGAACCATTGTGTATAGAATTGAATTATCTTGCTGATGAAATGGATAAAAGTTTTCCCCCAAATACTGAGAAAGTCGGTTTCAGTAACATCGATTCGTCTTCTCGTTTTACGAAACTAAAAACTGAATATGAAACTAATCAACCATCTGGAATTCCACAAAATAAA GTTGGTGACGCACAAAATAAAGAAGGTAATACAATATCTGGGAAAATTCGCAGAAAGTTACCTTTTCTTCCTCAGGATCAAAAGTCTCCACGGAGAGGAAAAGATCGAAGTCGGAATCTTTCAATAACTAGTGGTTCGCTTTATTTTGTGGATAAACAACGATCCTCATCACTGGTCAGTACTTTGCCTACTGATGATCTCACAAGTGAGGCACTCAGTGATAACTCCATGAAACAGTCGGACAGTGAGATGTCAGGACAGACTTCGAGCGCATTCGTTTCACCAAAGAAACAGATTTCTCAAACACCCAGTTCTTCACATCTTAAATCTTCTCTAGGAATGTCAGAGGCTGTTTCCCGACGCCTTGGATTAGCTGAACTCAGTTTAGTCAGTTCCAGGTTACCTAAATACATGCAGAACCTAAAAGAACAGCTACGTGGGGAACTGAGGTTCGTTACAGAGGAAAGAAAACGACTTCTAGAGATTAGAGATAAAAGTCGAGACCTGGCTTCCATACTTCATCCTTTCTGGTTCGAAAACCCCTCAACGTGTGTTTATACTGGAACAACACGTAACATAACTACCTCTTCTGTGTCCTCAACTCAGGACCTTCTGAGGAAGTCCAGACATAACAAACGTGATACATTACTTCGAGTTTCTCCAATTAAAGATATGTATGATCTCGATCCCAGTAAACTGTCCCTTGAAGGCCAACATGTAAGAAGGAAGCCATTAAAAGCACTTGAATTTGAATGTGACGATCAGTTCTTAAGTTATGAGCAATCTCTTTGGGAACATAATGGCAGTGGACTTAAAGAGTACGTGATTTCTGATAACGACAGGTATGAACTTTCTGTTGGTGACAATACAGAAGAAAGGGGACTCGAATATTTTGGAAATACTGCTAAAGAATCACCAAG AAGTAGCAGAAGAAGCGAAGGACTTACTCAAGACATACCTGATATGTTGACAAGTAATAGAATGCTACCAGACAAGTTACCTCACCAGCCTACATCATGGTACCCTTTTTCTTACGTGTCTGAAGATGCAGACGATCAGAGATTAAAAGAGGAAATGGAAACCAAAATTAAGGACGAGATTGCTCGAAGGCGACAACATCTTGAGGAAGACTGTAGATTATACGACCAATTACATAAGATAGCTAGAGAAAGAGATGCAGGGATACAAACAG GGTATCCACCGTGTCAGTCGACAATATGTGAAACATCTAGTAGTAGTGGTAGTGAAACGTATTGTTCTTCTGAAGCCAGAAgttcaagaaatgtttttaaagcaGTGGACGAAATATTGACGAAAGGTATTTCTATTCGTGCTTGGTCATCTGAAAGTAGCAGGAATTCAAAGCCCCTATATACAACAGCGCCATCTGCCCATTCTCTCTCGAG ATACGAATATTTAACGCACACTGGTGTTGCCTTCAAGCGGCCTATTAACGAACATTTAGCAAGATTTCGAGAAAAGTCTGTAGAGAACGAAAACTTTGACAGTATAGATCCGACGTTTTGTAGTGAAGAATTAACCGAAACAGTGGTTCAGCGACACCCTCGAGTTCAGTGTATGCCAGATGTGAAGAAAACTGATACCCTTGGTGATAAAGAAATAACCCCTGTCATGCCATTGTTACCCAATTTGCCAGCACATTCTCGTAAACTTCTGGAAAACCTTGGATGCTCACCTGTTATTAGTCAACATG AAACACATCACGACCAGGCTTTCAGGGATTGTTCGGAAAAGCCAATCGCCGCTAACTTAGAGGAGAGTTGTTACGTAAATGGCCACCAGGAGAACAAAGCTCAA AACTTTGTTGCACCTAAAGTGACACATAAGTATGAGTTTCCCATGAAGAGGATTCTTTTAAGAAGTGACCGAAAGGAAGGTCCAGATAGTG GAAATGGACTGGGAATGAAAATAGCAGGAGGAAGAGAAATTCCTGGAAGCAATGGCATGATAGGAGCATTTATTGTGGAAGTATCTCCAGGTGGAATTGTGGAAACTTTAGGAGAGGTACAAAAAG GTGATCTGATTTTAGAATGGAATGGTATCCCTTTAACGGGAAGAACATATGATGAAGTTCAGCATATTACAAAATCAATAAAGGAGAAAGTGGAAATTGTAATTCAGAG GATGGGACCACAAGCTATTAGAAATGAGCCAGCAACAACCAGTGATTGTAAGGATGAACCAAGAAGTTTGCCATTTACCCTTGAATCAGGAGATAAGTACCTCAGTAGTAGCTCTTCTCACATTTCAGTTGATGGACTAGTCTCTAAAGAGCAGAGTCGTAAAG ATTTCAACAGTAACATCTTTTCAAAACTTGGTGAAGAGTGTCTGCTCACCTCTGAGTCTGAGACAAGAAGACTTCCTAATGTTGTCTGTTCTTGCAGTCATCATCTTCCTCTCAATTGGACTGGTTCCCAACATTCTGATCCAAAGTCCAACAGCCTTAGTGAAAGCAACAAG TACAGATTTCAAGCAGACCACATTAGTGGAAAAATAGAA cTTTATATATGCTATGATTCCAAAGCAAGCATTCTTTATGTTACTATTATTCGAGCACGCCACCTAGTGACAGCTAGAGACAACAGTGGACTTCCTGATCCTTTCGTCAAGTGTTTCCTCTTTCCA CTCTGA